A section of the Haliaeetus albicilla chromosome 6, bHalAlb1.1, whole genome shotgun sequence genome encodes:
- the GTPBP8 gene encoding GTP-binding protein 8 has protein sequence MLLARGWGGGAAGRSPPALAALSQVLRLERSRRTGVVFPLEKLARSLAPGADTARFRLFQPGLAALQRAEALFRSGRDHAIDYVSSAVRMDHAPPPALPEVCFIGRSNVGKSSLIRALFSLSPEVEVRVSKTPGHTKKMNFFKVGKKFTLVDMPGYGYRAPQDFVEMVEAYLQERHNLKRTFLLVDGVVGLQKTDHIAVDMLEEFGIPYVMVLTKIDRASRGVLLKNVLEIQDFVKEKTQGCFPQLFLVSSLEFSGVHLLRCFVAHVTGNLPTVDAS, from the exons ATGCTGCTggcgcggggctggggcggcggggcggcgggacgGTCCCCGCCGGCGCTGGCCGCCCTGTCCCAGGTGCTGCGGCTGGAGCGGAGCCGCCGCACCGGCGTCGTGTTCCCGCTGGAGAAGCTGGCGCGTTCCCTGGCTCCCGGCGCCGACACGGCGCGGTTCCGCCTCTTCCAGCCCGGCCTGGCCGCCCTGCAGCGCGCCGAGGCGCTCTTCAGGTCCGGCCGCGACCACGCCATCGACTACGTGAGCTCCGCCGTCCGCATGGACCatgccccgccgccggccctgccCGAG GTGTGCTTCATCGGCCGAAGCAACGTGGGGAAATCGTCTTTAATCCGGGCCTTGTTTTCGCTGTCTCCAGAAGTGGAGGTCAGAGTGTCAAAAACTCCG GGCCACACCAAGAAGATGAATTTCTTCAAAGTAGGGAAGAAGTTTACTCTGGTGGATATGCCAGGATATGGCTACCGTGCCCCACAAGACTTTGTGGAGATGGTGGAGGCCTATCTGCAGGAACGGCACAA CTTGAAGAGGACTTTTCTGTTAGTTGATGGTGTAGTAGGACTCCAGAAAACAGATCATATTGCAGTAGATATGCTGGAAGAGTTTGGGATTCCTTACGTG ATGGTGTTAACAAAAATTGACCGAGCTTCCAGGGGAGTGTTGTTAAAGAACGTACTGGAGATCCAGGACTTTGTAAAGGAGAAAACTCAGGGATGCTTTCCTCAGCTATTCCTGGTCAG TTCTCTGGAGTTTTCAGGGGTTCACTTGCTAAGGTGTTTTGTAGCCCATGTTACTGGAAACCTGCCTACTGTAGACGCCAGCTGA